The window TAGCCGGCCGAACCGCTTTGTCGCCCGAACGGAAGATTTGGGGGTCTTTGTCCGCGCTCGTGGCCGCGAGGTATTGGTCGTGGAAGGCGCTAACCCCGCTACTTTTGCGAAGATCGAACGCGCCGTCTGGCCAACGAAAAAGCGAGTGCTCAGTGCCGAGTGCCGAGTTCTGGGTAGTTCAAGTAGTGTTCGATTGGGTTGCGCTGCTAGCTCTGTGGCCTCTGCGTCTCCGTAGTGAGTCTCGACCTACTGCAGAGACGGAAAAGACGGACACTCGAAAACCGAAACTCGAAATTCGGGGATGATGCAAACGGAGTTTCGAGTGACGAATTTCGTTTTTCGAATTTCGATTTTCGATCTTTGTGTGCTCTGTGTCCTCTGTGGTGAGAAACTTTGGAGTTCTGCTGGCTATGCTTTCTTGGTTCACGCTGCCGCGCGTTCCTGAGCCTGAGGTGATGGAGGACTCCGCCGAAGTCGAAGCCTACGCCTCAGCCGCGGCTCAGGCCTACCTCGACAAAATTGACGACACCTTCGTCGAGCATGCTCTCGGACTTTTGGGTGGCAGAGCCACCGGCCGCGCGCTCGACATCGGCACCGGCCCGGGCCAGATCGTCCTGAAGCTGGCCCGCCGTCCCGCTCTGCGGGACTGGCACTTCATCGGCGTGGACCGCTCACCTAACATGATCAAGCAAGCCCGCGCCAGCGCCGTTCGTCGGGGCACGGCCGAACTGGAAGGGCGGGGGGGAACTTGTCCCGAGTATAGTCGAGGGAACCCCGCCGTAGGAGGCACACCCAACTCCGTCGAATTCTTCATCGCCGACGGCAATCGC of the Candidatus Acidiferrales bacterium genome contains:
- a CDS encoding class I SAM-dependent methyltransferase, with product MLSWFTLPRVPEPEVMEDSAEVEAYASAAAQAYLDKIDDTFVEHALGLLGGRATGRALDIGTGPGQIVLKLARRPALRDWHFIGVDRSPNMIKQARASAVRRGTAELEGRGGTCPEYSRGNPAVGGTPNSVEFFIADGNRLPFPDASFDLVMSNSVLHHLAEPQRMLAEIARLATPGAAILIRDLRRPSRLAYSLHVRWYGRHYSGLMYKLYCASVRSSYTMRELEELLRQSSLRGASLGPVATVFTHRRTHLGIERALHSSL